In Thermodesulfobacteriota bacterium, the genomic stretch AAAACCATAATCACATATCAGAAACACGGAAACAGCCACCATAAGTAAAACTATCCTAACTTTCTTCATCCTGAATATTCTCCTTTCCTGTATCTCTTTTTTTAATCATGATCATATTGGAATTAAAGAACTTTTTACAAATCCTGGACTAAATCTTAGAGAGATAGAAGCGATATCTCCATAGGGCACCCAGTGCCCTGATTGCCCTTTCTGGGGATGCAAAGACAGGAATACCATTTTTTTCAAGAACCATTGCCTTTTTCCTCACAAGTTTATCCTCACCTATCAGCCATGCTACAACCGGTTTAGTTTTGAGGCTCTTCAATTTCTCTAATAAATTGTTGAGGTCTACCTGCCAAACACGTCTGTTAACCATAAGACATAAAAAAATAATATCAACATTTGGATCTTGCATGAAGGCAAGTAAAGGTGTCTGATATGTATCGCTTACATCCGTCGGCACACCAACGGCAAAACAATCTAACGGGTTTGATATCTTTGAAAAGGGGAGTAATGCCGGTTTGATCTTTTCAATAGTATCCTTTGATAACTCGGCTAATTTAATACCAAACTTCCCACAGGCATCAGCTACCATTGCGCCGATACCTCCACTGTAAGTTATAACTGCCACTCTATTTCCTTCAGGTATGTTCTGGGAATCAAATACCTTTGTAAGATCAAGAAATTCATCCAGGTCATCAGCCCTTATAATCCCAGCCTGTCTGAGAGCTGCATCAAATACCGTATCATCCACTGCTATGGCACCAGTATGAGAAGCTGCGGTTCTCAAACCGTCTTCTGTCCTACCTGTTTTAAATACCACTACAGGTTTCTTTTGGGAGACCCTTTTTGAAACCTCTAAGAAACGCCTGCCAGACCTGATACTTTCCATATACATAGCGATAACCCTCGTTTCAGGGTCCT encodes the following:
- a CDS encoding CoA-binding protein, coding for MEHTLKAFLGPRGIAIVGVSKTPNRPGYIILQNLREFGFEGEVYPVHPEGGDILGFKTYKTVKDLPKYIDLAVSMVSADETLELLSDCEAKGIKNILLVSGGFSESGEAGAKLQAKVVKLAKQKGIRLMGPNAVGPVNTSNNLVLPFYAMDYPKKGGVSFVAQSGQFCCPVMEYITSSMNVGISKSIDLGNCCDIDEAEVMEYLEEDPETRVIAMYMESIRSGRRFLEVSKRVSQKKPVVVFKTGRTEDGLRTAASHTGAIAVDDTVFDAALRQAGIIRADDLDEFLDLTKVFDSQNIPEGNRVAVITYSGGIGAMVADACGKFGIKLAELSKDTIEKIKPALLPFSKISNPLDCFAVGVPTDVSDTYQTPLLAFMQDPNVDIIFLCLMVNRRVWQVDLNNLLEKLKSLKTKPVVAWLIGEDKLVRKKAMVLEKNGIPVFASPERAIRALGALWRYRFYLSKI